The genomic region TCCAATCGTCCGACGGCTTATCCGTCGTATAGCGCCAGGTTTGCTGGAGCGGAGCGACGATCGTCACCTTTGGAGCCTTCGGCAAGGGCGCCCAGCCGCCGACTTTCATCGTGTCTCGAGCGGCCCACTTCTTCCAGACATCCTTATCGTTCAGCATCTTGATAAAGACGCCGCCGATGACGGGCCGGGCGTTGAAGCGAATTCCTTCCGCTTCATCCACGTTATAGGAGTCGACAAACGGCATGCGATCCTTTGTCGTCGTGTTGAGGTAATTGTAGGTCGGGTTGATCAGCGCTTCAAAGTCGGCTTGATTGTCGGCGAGCGTCGCGCTCCAGAACAGCCAGTCCACTTTGGTCAGCGTCGTCCGCGAATCCAGCGGAGTCCCGTACTTCAAGGCCACTTTCTTGTACTGCGCGATTTCCCGCTTCGCGACGGACGCGGGGAAGACGTTCAGCCCCAGAATTTGATCCCAGACGAGGTTGTACTTCAGGCTCCAGGTGTTGGGCTTATCGAAGGCGAGGCGGGAGTGATCGCCATCGTCGGAGACCTGCATCCAGTGCGCGGCGTCGTCCTTGGCGAGCTTCGCGTACTTGTCCGCGTTCGCGGTGTCGCCGCGCATGCGGCACAGATCGCCGTAAGCGGCCAGCGCGAGGATCGCTTTGATCGACAGGTTGGAGTTGTGCGCGAGGTGCCCCATGAAGTCGTCGGTGCAGAGCTGCTCCTCGGGATCCAGGCCGTACTGCACGAGATAGTCCGCCCACTTGGAGATGGTCGGCCACCAGGGCGTCACGAAGTTCGCGTTGCCGTCGGCTTTCGCCACCGCGTCGCACAGCAGGATCATGTTGCCCGACTCTTCGACCGGCATCTGCTCGCCGCCGTCATCGGTGCCGCGCGCGATCGGATAGGTTCCCAGGTCGTGCGGGGAGTTCGGGAACTTCCAGCGCTCGGACGAGCCGTAGTTCAGGATCGGGACCATGGCGCACTTCATGAGCGTCGGGCTCAGGAGAAGCCACTGGGGAGCCAGCGGGAAGATGATATCCACGGTTCCGATATCGCCGTTGCTGTTGTTTTCTTTGGTGAGGAACAGCGGCTGGCCGTTGTGGTCCGCCGCGAGGCCGGTGGCCGCGAAGCACTGGCGATAGGCCAGTGCGGTCATCGTGGCGTACTTAGCACCGCCGGTCTTGGTCATGTCGGCCATCAGGTCGGTATCGAAGGCGACGCAGGCTTGGGTGAGACGCGTATAGTCTTTTTCGGCCGCCGGCAGCAGGGTCGCCGGAGTTCCGCCGTTGCGCCGCCAGTATGGGCGCAGCTTCTCGCGGAAGAAGTTGATCGCGTAGACTTCATCGTAGGCGATGGTCGTGTGGCGGGAAACCGGCGCGGCGCCCACATTGCCCAGGTCGAAAGCAACGGCGAGGGTCGGCGCGGCGTCGTTCGCCGGACGCGGCATGCGGGTCTCATCCTTGGCCGGCAGCGCGCCGTTTTCGATAAAGGCGCCGGTCAGCGTGTCGGCGGCGCCGATAGCGGCCTTGGCGTCCTTGGTCGGCGTCGAAAGATACGCATATCCCCAGTCCAGGGTGACGCCGTCCCCAGCGATGCTCAGATAGTTCTGCTTCTGCGTGCCGATGCTCAGCGCGGTCACCGGGCCGAACGTCTCACGCTTCCACGTCACCGGTTCGTCCTGGTCGTTCACTGAGATCAGGCCGCCGACGCCGTCGTAGATCGAAACGGCGTGGCTCTTGCCGTCCACCGAGCTCACATCCCAGGTCAAATACGTCAGCGGACGGCTCAGCGCATCGAAATCGCTGGGCAGAATCGCCGTCGTGAATGTCAGGGTCACGTGAACGCTCTCGTTCGCGAACTGATAGATCGTCCGCGTGGGGAGCACTTGCACGCTGGTCTGCGGCAGCGCGGGCAGGCTAGCCGGGGTCGCGCCCATGATCCGATAGGATTTTCCATCGATACGGACCAGGCTGACGAGCGGCTGCTCGCGGTTCGTCCAGTGCTGAGTGGTCTTGTCGGTGAGGCGGTCCGCCTTGGACCAGATGCTCAAAAATGGGTCGGAGGTCACGAGCGGCGTGGCGGGCGGGCGAAACGCCGGGGGCGGCGCCGCGGCGGCGGGCGCGGCGAGCGTCAGCGCGCCGACGGTCTTATCCGCGACGGGAGACTTGGAAAGCGAGAGCGCTCCCAGAGCCGCGGCGGCGACGGCGACAGCGCCGATCGTCACTGCGGCCTTCTTTGACACAGTTGTCATTCTATGGTCCTTTATACCTGCGAGGTGGATCTGAACTACGGCGAGGCGAAAAATCGCGGTAATGATAGCGATAACAGCGATCACGCTTGATGAATATGACAGCGGGCGCGGAGCCCCGAGATCGAAGCGTACAATATTATAAAATCATTCTTATGAATTGTCAAGCATAAAACGAACAAAACCGGTATATTGTCCGGAACATTAACGCTTTGGACCAATAATTCTGGGCCTGAGACACAGGGAACCGGCGGCTCTCCTCATGCGAAGATACGCGTGAGGAGAGCCGCCGGTTCCCAGTGATCCCAATTCCTCGTCGGACGCCTGCCGATTACCAGCCGACGCGGATGATCAATCCCTTCGGGGATCCGACTTCCAGGTACGCCGCCTGCTGGTTGACATCGTCATAGCAGAAGCCATACGCCAGCGCATTGATGGCGTGCGTGTGCCAGAACTTGGCGTAGTAGTTCGCCGGAGCCGCGCCGTAGTACGAGGAGACGTTGCCCCAGGTGGACTGCGCGTTGGTGTAGACGTGCCGGTTGATCGCCGCGCAGGTGGCGGGGTCCGCCGCGCCGCCGACGCCCATCAGGATATCCTGCGTCGAAATGCTGGAGTATCCCGCGAAGTAGTTCGCGTTCGGCTGTCCGGCCGCGAAAGAGCCATGGATCGGCGCGACGATCCGGTACGGCGCCTGCACGGTTCCCAGGCTCTTGAACTCGTTGGTCACTTCGTTCTGGTACTCGCTGAAGATTCCGGCGCGCGTCTCCGATTCCAGTTCGCCGACCGTGTAGTCGTAGTTGCCGGCCAGATTCGTCAGCCGGTGCTGGAGCGGGAATCCGAACATATCGACACGGGTCGTGTTGCCGTGATACCCTGAGTCGTTGAGCGTGAACTCGGTGAAGTCAAAGTAGACGTCATGGTTAGGGTCGGCCGAGTTGTTGATATCCGGACCGGCGAATCCGGTGTCGTAGGTCTTGATGTAGCATGGGCTGCCGACGCTGATGAACATGCGCGCGGCGGACAGCTTCGGCAGGTTGACCCACTGCTTCTGGCTGATCGTGGAGTAGATGTTGGCGTAGTTAACGCCGTTCTTCGTCAGGTGGCCCGCCGCGTCGTTCAGCGCGGCCGAGATCGGCTGGAGATTGCCGTTGATATCCAGATACGCCCACCGGTTGCCGTTGGCGGGGTCCTGTCCCAGGATGCCCCAGTAGATCTGGTTGTCGGCGTACACGCCGTTCGTCCCGTTCAGCAGGCGAACCGAGACCGCGCCGCTGCCCACGGGGGTGGGAATCGAGGACGCCGCCACCGAGTAGATCGAGTTGGATCCGCCGCCGCCAATGGCGATGTCGCCGCGCTCCAGCGAGAACTCCTGCCAGGCGTTG from Capsulimonas corticalis harbors:
- a CDS encoding glutaminase family protein, which gives rise to MTTVSKKAAVTIGAVAVAAAALGALSLSKSPVADKTVGALTLAAPAAAAPPPAFRPPATPLVTSDPFLSIWSKADRLTDKTTQHWTNREQPLVSLVRIDGKSYRIMGATPASLPALPQTSVQVLPTRTIYQFANESVHVTLTFTTAILPSDFDALSRPLTYLTWDVSSVDGKSHAVSIYDGVGGLISVNDQDEPVTWKRETFGPVTALSIGTQKQNYLSIAGDGVTLDWGYAYLSTPTKDAKAAIGAADTLTGAFIENGALPAKDETRMPRPANDAAPTLAVAFDLGNVGAAPVSRHTTIAYDEVYAINFFREKLRPYWRRNGGTPATLLPAAEKDYTRLTQACVAFDTDLMADMTKTGGAKYATMTALAYRQCFAATGLAADHNGQPLFLTKENNSNGDIGTVDIIFPLAPQWLLLSPTLMKCAMVPILNYGSSERWKFPNSPHDLGTYPIARGTDDGGEQMPVEESGNMILLCDAVAKADGNANFVTPWWPTISKWADYLVQYGLDPEEQLCTDDFMGHLAHNSNLSIKAILALAAYGDLCRMRGDTANADKYAKLAKDDAAHWMQVSDDGDHSRLAFDKPNTWSLKYNLVWDQILGLNVFPASVAKREIAQYKKVALKYGTPLDSRTTLTKVDWLFWSATLADNQADFEALINPTYNYLNTTTKDRMPFVDSYNVDEAEGIRFNARPVIGGVFIKMLNDKDVWKKWAARDTMKVGGWAPLPKAPKVTIVAPLQQTWRYTTDKPSDDWTKANFDDSGWKQGQGGFGNQGTNHTDWNTSDIWIRRTITVPQGDLKNLQFAVFHDEDIDIYINGVAAAQEAGYATTIVNLPITSEAKALMKPGATVTIAAHCHQTVGGQGIDVGLASVVEPTP
- a CDS encoding RICIN domain-containing protein gives rise to the protein MKLNLFTKAALLLLAFLTLGAPRTQAQSNQPYFMLINQNSGKALDLIGGSTANGAVTNQWTTDFNSINQRWALLPTEGANHFKLISWVDGKAVSVSNNSTSAGAQIWAWDYTGNEPSQQWDLVDAGNGWYYVKNVRSGLVLDVSGGSTADNAMVQQWTSNQSAAQKWRLQPWGNFYIRAASGKYVCIQNQGSANGSPIIQYQQENNPWFKWQFTSEGDGYYGLFSLNAPSRVLCVQNASTAAAANTHLWDYNPSNIGDQKIRIVPKTDGKFKFYFGHDGMSWDIPGGATANNTPLQQYPDNGNAWQEFSLERGDIAIGGGGSNSIYSVAASSIPTPVGSGAVSVRLLNGTNGVYADNQIYWGILGQDPANGNRWAYLDINGNLQPISAALNDAAGHLTKNGVNYANIYSTISQKQWVNLPKLSAARMFISVGSPCYIKTYDTGFAGPDINNSADPNHDVYFDFTEFTLNDSGYHGNTTRVDMFGFPLQHRLTNLAGNYDYTVGELESETRAGIFSEYQNEVTNEFKSLGTVQAPYRIVAPIHGSFAAGQPNANYFAGYSSISTQDILMGVGGAADPATCAAINRHVYTNAQSTWGNVSSYYGAAPANYYAKFWHTHAINALAYGFCYDDVNQQAAYLEVGSPKGLIIRVGW